A part of Myxococcus landrumus genomic DNA contains:
- a CDS encoding SH3 domain-containing protein, which translates to MTPALLLSLVLSQSEAPSLHYTAFIEEEAGPRTLESYAFTEWEPAEKKVNLFVGVDEANLRQTPAADAAVVTTLPLGAAVRVVSRGKDRLKVGEYVNHWYSVEYTKDKETFKGWLFGNTLTPLRFEADFDGDGEKEVATVVMSNDFKIRVRFMEPKAKPSRRVTSVDVMPAGQSYLNVDGGPVVAKLIPAKTAGVTLLQIDSKPEACSDYKTTYVSYQVPENKPGVLGKAKNALDVAGLSDPPNVSSYEVTFQAGAKELTVVHSRTEEDESGKEQKSKARERYGFRDGVYAELKAEPPATAETQP; encoded by the coding sequence ATGACTCCCGCCTTGCTGCTGTCGCTGGTCCTTTCCCAATCGGAAGCACCTTCGCTGCACTACACCGCCTTCATCGAGGAGGAGGCCGGGCCTCGCACCTTGGAGAGCTACGCCTTCACGGAGTGGGAGCCCGCCGAGAAGAAGGTGAACCTCTTCGTCGGCGTGGATGAGGCGAACCTGCGGCAGACGCCCGCGGCCGATGCGGCGGTGGTCACCACGCTGCCCCTGGGCGCGGCCGTGCGCGTCGTCTCCCGTGGCAAGGACCGCCTGAAGGTGGGGGAGTACGTCAACCACTGGTACTCGGTGGAGTACACGAAGGACAAAGAGACCTTCAAAGGCTGGCTCTTCGGCAACACGCTCACGCCGCTCCGCTTCGAGGCGGACTTCGACGGCGACGGTGAGAAGGAAGTCGCCACGGTGGTGATGAGCAACGACTTCAAGATTCGCGTCCGCTTCATGGAGCCGAAGGCGAAGCCCTCGCGCCGCGTCACCAGCGTGGACGTCATGCCCGCGGGACAGAGCTACCTCAACGTCGACGGAGGGCCGGTGGTGGCGAAGCTCATCCCCGCGAAGACGGCGGGTGTCACCCTGTTGCAGATCGACTCCAAGCCAGAGGCGTGCAGCGACTACAAGACCACCTACGTGAGCTACCAGGTGCCCGAGAACAAGCCGGGCGTGCTGGGCAAGGCGAAGAACGCGCTCGACGTGGCGGGCTTGTCGGACCCGCCCAACGTCTCCTCGTACGAGGTCACCTTCCAGGCGGGCGCGAAGGAGCTCACGGTGGTGCACAGCCGCACCGAGGAGGACGAGTCCGGCAAGGAGCAGAAGTCGAAGGCGCGCGAGCGCTACGGCTTCCGCGACGGCGTCTACGCGGAGCTCAAGGCCGAGCCCCCCGCCACGGCGGAGACTCAGCCGTAG